In the Advenella kashmirensis WT001 genome, one interval contains:
- a CDS encoding YdcF family protein, with product MFSSLINLVVPLNLCIFLMVLGFVLCLIRFRRSGLSLIFAGILWVLIWSLPVTSIVFGGILENSYPHRPAAQYPVAQAIVVLGGATANNRINWFEPLEPDSKIARVDTAAELYFQHKAPRILVSGGALSGDVSEARGMAARLKTLGVPAEDIILENESRTTHENAALTVQQLRDHQIHSILLVTSALHMPRSMASFSKYGLDVTAAPNPAQITVPDDKNFSLLIPNERALAGSRSILKEYVGVLVYWLRGWV from the coding sequence ATGTTCAGCTCTCTGATCAATCTTGTTGTCCCCCTGAACCTGTGTATTTTTCTGATGGTCCTGGGGTTTGTACTTTGCCTGATTCGCTTCAGGCGCAGCGGACTGTCACTTATTTTTGCCGGCATACTATGGGTACTGATCTGGTCGCTGCCGGTTACCTCCATCGTATTTGGCGGCATTCTTGAAAACAGCTACCCGCATCGGCCCGCCGCACAATATCCGGTAGCACAGGCCATCGTCGTGCTCGGCGGCGCCACGGCCAATAATCGCATCAACTGGTTTGAACCGCTGGAGCCTGATTCCAAAATTGCCCGCGTGGATACGGCCGCGGAACTTTACTTCCAGCACAAAGCGCCTCGCATACTGGTGTCGGGTGGCGCGTTATCGGGCGACGTCAGCGAAGCGCGTGGCATGGCTGCCAGGCTCAAAACCCTGGGCGTACCGGCAGAAGACATCATTCTTGAAAATGAGAGCCGTACCACGCATGAGAATGCCGCGCTCACGGTGCAGCAATTACGCGACCATCAGATTCATTCCATTTTGCTGGTCACTTCTGCTCTGCACATGCCCCGCTCCATGGCCTCATTCAGTAAATATGGGCTGGACGTCACCGCAGCCCCCAATCCGGCTCAAATCACCGTACCCGACGACAAGAATTTTTCACTTCTGATACCCAATGAACGGGCGTTGGCAGGCAGCCGCTCGATTCTCAAGGAGTATGTTGGTGTATTGGTATATTGGCTGCGCGGCTGGGTGTGA
- a CDS encoding polysaccharide deacetylase family protein, which translates to MTDNAKNVPVLMYHHVHPLKSPLNVQPDVFERQLAALKGAGYRSLTIEQFADYLNGASVPDKSVLITFDDGYLNNYTYAYPLLKKYGMTGVLFVVTGWVGEGEPRPTMANADPADLPAAFVHEESKHLVASGETDKVILRWSELQEMDASGVMQIHSHTHTHTRWDKVASSREEKIEKISEELALCRGLIAQRLNKQDDFICWPQGYFDEDYKQAARDLGFRYFFTTDAYGFNRQHGDAENIYRIAVSNRSGKWLLNRLFYARDTLAGRLYGKFKKWKKMRREARKRASQAHS; encoded by the coding sequence ATGACAGACAATGCAAAAAATGTGCCGGTGCTCATGTATCACCATGTGCACCCGCTCAAAAGCCCCCTTAACGTACAGCCCGATGTGTTCGAGCGCCAGCTGGCTGCCTTAAAGGGCGCGGGCTATCGTTCACTCACGATTGAGCAGTTTGCCGATTACCTGAACGGTGCGTCGGTGCCCGACAAATCCGTGCTGATCACTTTTGATGACGGTTATCTGAATAACTACACTTACGCCTATCCGTTACTTAAAAAATATGGAATGACAGGCGTGTTATTTGTAGTCACCGGTTGGGTGGGCGAAGGCGAGCCGCGTCCGACCATGGCCAATGCCGATCCTGCAGACCTGCCGGCCGCCTTTGTACACGAAGAGTCCAAGCATTTGGTGGCATCCGGCGAAACCGACAAGGTCATTCTACGCTGGTCCGAGCTCCAGGAAATGGACGCCAGTGGCGTCATGCAGATCCATTCGCATACCCATACGCATACCCGCTGGGACAAGGTTGCATCTAGTCGCGAAGAAAAAATTGAAAAAATCAGTGAAGAACTCGCGCTGTGCCGCGGGCTGATCGCTCAGCGGCTGAACAAGCAGGATGACTTTATCTGCTGGCCCCAGGGGTATTTCGACGAAGACTACAAACAGGCCGCCCGCGACCTGGGTTTTCGCTATTTTTTCACCACCGATGCCTATGGGTTTAACCGGCAGCATGGCGACGCAGAAAATATCTATCGCATTGCTGTGTCCAACCGCAGTGGCAAATGGCTGCTCAATCGGCTGTTCTACGCCAGAGATACGCTGGCCGGACGCCTTTACGGCAAATTCAAGAAGTGGAAAAAGATGCGTCGCGAAGCCCGGAAACGGGCCAGCCAAGCCCACTCATAA
- a CDS encoding glycosyltransferase family 4 protein: MRIVHSEAAVSFGGQEHRIFKEMRAMRKRGHHMELICRPEAQLVARMRDEGFVVHTVPMGGIVNFVKGVAAIRRILKAGRFDVLNTHSRKDTLIAALAGRLAGTPLIVRTRHLAIPIGSLLSYTWLPHKVATVSNHVRQMVLDKGVAPEKVATIYSPVEPPAPVAQSTLREELGLDSSAIVVICVAVMREKKGHIFLIDSMKALFERYPDLHLVLVGAGSPTFEKVSKHIADSGLQQRVHLMGYRKDVPNLLAGSDIFALATEQEASGTVYVEAQMSGLPVVGTDVGGVSEMLRNGETGILVPLHDAAALTQALDTLIQNPALRTQMSRAAHKWLYDEAVFSPEMLAINTEAVYCKWLDEKS, encoded by the coding sequence TTGCGCATTGTGCACTCCGAAGCCGCTGTTTCCTTTGGCGGACAGGAGCACCGTATATTCAAGGAAATGCGCGCAATGCGCAAGCGCGGACACCATATGGAGCTGATCTGCCGGCCCGAAGCCCAATTGGTGGCGCGCATGCGCGATGAGGGGTTTGTCGTGCACACGGTTCCCATGGGCGGGATCGTCAATTTTGTAAAAGGGGTGGCGGCGATTCGCCGCATCCTGAAAGCAGGGCGGTTCGATGTGCTCAACACGCACAGTCGCAAGGATACGCTGATCGCCGCGCTGGCCGGGCGTCTTGCCGGTACGCCGCTTATTGTCCGCACCCGGCATCTGGCCATTCCCATTGGCTCATTGCTATCCTACACCTGGCTGCCACATAAGGTGGCAACGGTCAGCAATCATGTGCGGCAAATGGTGCTGGATAAAGGCGTAGCGCCAGAAAAAGTGGCCACGATCTATTCTCCGGTGGAGCCGCCAGCGCCCGTGGCGCAATCGACCCTGCGCGAGGAACTGGGACTGGACAGTTCGGCGATCGTGGTAATTTGTGTTGCGGTGATGCGTGAAAAAAAAGGTCATATCTTTCTTATCGACAGCATGAAGGCCTTGTTTGAACGCTATCCGGATCTGCACCTGGTGCTGGTCGGCGCCGGCTCGCCAACATTTGAAAAAGTCAGCAAGCATATTGCCGACAGTGGCTTGCAGCAGCGCGTACATCTTATGGGTTACCGAAAGGACGTACCCAATCTGCTTGCCGGCAGCGACATCTTTGCCCTGGCTACCGAACAGGAGGCCTCGGGCACGGTATACGTAGAAGCGCAAATGAGCGGTCTGCCGGTGGTGGGTACCGATGTCGGTGGTGTTTCCGAGATGCTCAGAAACGGCGAAACCGGTATCCTGGTCCCCTTGCATGACGCCGCCGCGCTTACCCAGGCGCTTGATACGTTGATTCAAAATCCGGCATTACGTACGCAGATGAGCCGCGCAGCGCATAAATGGCTTTATGATGAAGCTGTGTTTTCTCCGGAAATGCTGGCCATCAATACCGAAGCCGTTTACTGCAAATGGCTGGATGAAAAATCATGA
- a CDS encoding isochorismatase family protein, whose amino-acid sequence MSATNGMLDPDDSVILLIDHQSGLFNTVRDLPVPDLRHYVTAIAKTATLLNIPVITTASVPDGPNGPLIPEIHTHAPHAVYVPRTGQINTWDNPLFVEAVEKTGRKTLIIAGTLTSVCMAFPAVSAIQEGYKVYCVVDASGNWSKLATDATIARVAQAGAIPTDTFAIVAELMRTWNRPEGSRFAQILAEHVCPEYKCLMESYDKAQEIAKNGPETNLDKYQ is encoded by the coding sequence ATGTCTGCTACGAACGGTATGCTTGACCCCGATGACTCAGTCATTTTACTCATTGACCACCAAAGTGGACTATTTAACACTGTTAGAGATTTGCCAGTTCCCGATTTGCGACACTACGTCACTGCGATTGCGAAAACGGCAACGCTTTTGAACATACCCGTGATTACGACTGCCTCGGTCCCTGATGGTCCTAACGGTCCGCTCATTCCTGAAATCCATACCCACGCTCCCCATGCTGTTTATGTTCCTCGTACAGGCCAGATTAATACTTGGGACAACCCGTTGTTCGTTGAAGCAGTTGAAAAGACCGGACGTAAAACGCTGATTATTGCCGGCACGCTTACCAGCGTGTGCATGGCATTTCCCGCAGTCAGTGCAATCCAGGAAGGCTACAAAGTCTATTGTGTAGTAGATGCTTCAGGCAACTGGAGTAAATTGGCAACTGACGCCACGATTGCACGTGTGGCTCAGGCCGGCGCCATTCCTACGGATACCTTTGCTATTGTGGCCGAATTAATGCGGACATGGAATCGGCCTGAAGGATCCCGTTTTGCCCAGATCCTTGCCGAACATGTATGCCCTGAGTACAAATGTCTCATGGAAAGCTATGATAAGGCTCAGGAAATTGCAAAAAATGGTCCCGAAACCAATCTCGATAAATATCAGTAA
- a CDS encoding winged helix-turn-helix transcriptional regulator yields the protein METKVSKKAASCPVETTLKVLSGRWKVLIIQFLLERPRRFGELSRCLGPVSARTLTKQLRELEEDGLILRKDFEQISPKVEYSVSELGKMAEPILLAMGVLGEALENRMEKSSRISKKTDAHG from the coding sequence ATGGAAACAAAAGTATCAAAAAAAGCAGCGAGCTGCCCGGTTGAAACAACGTTGAAAGTGCTCAGCGGCCGATGGAAGGTCCTGATTATCCAGTTTTTACTTGAACGGCCCAGACGATTTGGGGAATTGTCTCGCTGTCTGGGGCCGGTCTCTGCGCGAACGCTGACAAAGCAATTGCGCGAACTGGAAGAAGATGGTCTCATTCTCAGGAAGGATTTTGAGCAAATATCTCCCAAAGTTGAGTACTCCGTTTCTGAGCTTGGCAAAATGGCCGAACCTATTTTGCTTGCGATGGGTGTATTGGGTGAGGCGCTTGAAAACAGAATGGAAAAATCAAGCCGGATTTCTAAAAAAACAGATGCTCACGGTTAA